The following nucleotide sequence is from Pseudobutyrivibrio ruminis HUN009.
GCATAAAGGTTTACACACATGAAGCTACAGCAGAGGAATTAAAGAATCCAAGCATCAACTTATCAGGAGATATGTTTGGAGATTCCAAAAGCTACAGCGCAGATGTTTTCTTAAAGGACGACGAGGAAATAGATTTAGCAGGACTTCATATCAAGTGCCTTTTCACACCAGGACATACACCAGGTGGATGCTGTTTCTATTTTCCTAATGAAGATATAGTTTTTACCGGAGATACATTGTTTAGTGGTTCTGTGGGACGCACAGATTTCCCAGGTGGTTCCATGAGCCAGTTGGTTGGGTCAATCAAATCAAAGCTTATGACTCTTTCAGATGATACTATCTGTTACCCTGGTCATAACGAGCCAACCACTATCGGTACAGAAAGGATATACAATCCATTTTTATGATTTACATACAATTAAACGAAGATAATTTTGAATATGATATTTATTCACTAGTTAAAGCCTTTTATCCAAAGGAAGAGGTCAAAATCTCTACAGAGCCCACACCTGAGGATGCAGGGCTTCTTTTTTCGATGCAGGTTAATTACTCAGACAATGTTCTTACGTTAGATGGCAAGGAAATCGAAATCGACTATTCTGACAGACCAGACACAAAAAATCGTTTGAAGCTTGCAATATACGAAAGTCTTAGCAAACGCACTGGTAAAGAATTGCCATGGGGCACACTTACAGGTATTCGCCCAACCAAAATCAGCCTTGGTATGATAGAAGATGGCGCAGATGATGAGGCTATTGCTTCATACATGAAGGATACCTACCGCACCTCGGACGCTAAAATCAATTTGAGTCTTCAGGTTTCTCACAAGGAGCATGAGCTTTTATCAAAGATAGATTACGACAATGGTTATTCGGTCTATATTGGAATTCCATTCTGTCCAAGTACTTGTTTGTACTGTTCATTCACTTCATACCCAATAGGACTATGGAAGAAGAAGCTAGATGATTATCTGGATGCTCTTGAAAAGGAAATGGCTTTTACAGCTGAAGCATGCAAAGAAAAGAGCCTGACCACAATCTACATTGGTGGTGGTACACCAACATCCTTGGATGAGGAGCATTTGGAAAAGCTGCTTACATTGGTAGACAAGTATTTTGATACAAAATCACTTTTGGAATACACAATCGAAGCTGGCAGACCAGATTCCATCACATACGAAAAGCTTCAGATTATGAAGAATCATCCAGTTAGCCGTATTTCAATCAATCCACAGACAATGAATCAAAAGACTTTGGATTTGATTGGCCGATTCCATAAGGTGGAGGATATTCATCGTGTTTATGGCTGGGCTCGAGAACTCGGCTTCGATAACATCAACATGGATTTGATTCTTGGCCTTCCTGGGGAGACCATTGAGGATGTGAAGTACACTCTTGATGAAGTTGAAAAGATGGCACCGGACAACTTAACTGTCCATTCTTTGGCGCTTAAGCATTCCGCACGTCTCAATATTGACAGAGAGTCTTATGATGATTATTTAATCGAAAACTCACAGACTCATATGGATATTTGTCTGGACTGTGCACATCATATGGGTATGAATGCATATTATCTTTACCGCCAGAAAAATATGGCTGCAAATCTTGAGAATATTGGTTATGCAACACCAGGTAAAGAGGGGCTTTACAATATCTTGATAATGGAAGAGAAACAAACTATAATGGCACTTGGTGCTGGCTGTTCATGCAAGTTTGTTGCTGACCATGGCAAGACAGTTACTAGATGTGAAAATGTCAAGGACGTTCAATTATACATTGACAGAATTGATGAAATGATAGATAGAAAAAGAGAAAGACTTAGAGAGGATTTAAAATGGCTTTAAACAAGAAACCAGTTAATGGAATGAAAGACATCCTTCCATATGAAATGGAAGTTAGAGACTACGTTACTTCTATAATCAAGGACACATATCGTTCTTTCGGATTCACTCCAATCGAAACACCTGCAATGGAGTCAATCGGCAACCTTTCTAATAAGCAGGGTGGCGAAAACGAAAAGCTTATCTTCAAGGTAATGAAGCGTGGAGAAAAGCTTAACATCCCTGAGGCGCAGACTGAGGATGATGTAGTAGATTTTGGTATGAGATACGACCTTACAGTACCTCTTTGCCGTTTCTATTCAAATCACGCAAATGAGCTTACATCACCATTCAAGTCACTTCAGATTGGTTCTGTTTGGAGAGCGGACAGACCTCAGCGTGGTCGCTATCGCCAGTTTACACAGTGTGATATCGATATTCTTGGAGAGCCTAGCAACCTTGCGGAGATAGAGCTTATCCTTGCTACAACTACAACACTTGGACGTATCGGCTTCAAGAACTTCGAAATCCGCATCAACGAGCGTCGTATTCTTAAGGCAATGGCAGCTTATGCAGGTTTTGCAGAGGAAGATTACGATTCAATTTTTATTACACTTGATAAGATGGACAAGATTGGTCTTGATGGAGTTTCTAAGGAGCTTCTTGAGTCAGGATATTCACAGGAGTCAATCGACAAGTATGTTGGTCTTTTTGCAGCACTTGAAAATGTTAAGGATGTTGCAGAAGGAATGAACATTCTTCTTGATAAGCTTGGAGATTTCCTCGATGTTGAAGTTGCAGATTGGATGAGAGAAATCGCTTCTGCAGTTAATGCAACAAAGGAAGCTGATTTTGAGCTTGTATTTGATCCAACACTTGTACGTGGTATGAGCTACTACACAGGTACTATTTTTGAAATCGCTATCCCTGAGTTCGGTGGAAGCTGCGGTGGTGGCGGACGTTACGACAAGATGATTGGTAACTTCACAGGCCAGAACACACCAGCTTGTGGTTTCTCAATCGGATTTGAGCGTATCATCCTTCTTCTTATGGAGCAGGGCTTCAAGGTTCCTGGCGCTAGCAAGAAGATTGCATACCTTGTTGAAAAGGGTTATCCAGCAGAGAAGCTTGCTGAGGTTATGGCTCAGGCAAAGGCTGCACGTGCAGAGGGCAATACAGTTCTCGTTGTTCGTATGAACAAAAATAAAAAGTTCCAGAAGGAACAGCTTTCAGGTGAAGGCTACGAGGAATTTGTAGAGTTCTTTAATCGATAAAAGGTAGATTATGAATCAGGAATTGATGAGCAAGTATGAAAGCTTAAAAGCATACTTTAAAGATTTAGGTAAGGTGGCAGTGGCATTTTCCAGTGGAGTTGATTCCACATTTCTTCTTTATGCAGCACATGATGCCCTAGGGGACAATGCTATTGCGGTGACTGCATCGTCTTGCTCTTTCCCAAAGAGAGAGCTAAATGAAGCAATCGACTATGCTAAATCTCTTGGAGTAAGACATTTCATCGTTGAATCAGAAGAATTAGAAATAGACGGGTTTGCACAGAACCCACCAAATAGATGTTATCTTTGCAAGAAGGAGCTTTTTGAAAAGATGTTTGCACTTGCCAAGGAGCAGGGGATAGACTACGTTGCTGAAGGTTCCAACCTTGATGATAATGGAGACTATCGCCCAGGTTTACAGGCTGTTGCAGAGCTTGGAGCAAAAAGCCCACTGAGAGATATCGGATTTACGAAGTCAGAAATTCGCCAGCTTTCAAAGGAGCTGGGGCTTCCAACAGCAGAAAAACAGTCATTTGCTTGTCTTGCAAGCCGTTTCCCATATGGTGAGACAATCTCTGAAAAGAAGCTTTCCATGGTTGATAAAGCAGAGCAGTTTTTATTGGACGAGGGCTTCAAACAATTTAGAGTACGTATTCATGGAGACAATGTTGCGAGAATTGAACTTAGTCCTTCTGATTTCCCTAGAATGTACGACGAAGCATTCAGATTAAAGGTATATGACAAGCTTAAGGAATATGGTTTTGCATACGTGGCCCTTGATTTAAAGGGGTATCGTACCGGAAGTATGAATGAAACATTGAGCTTGTAATATTGACAAATAGCATTATAAAAAATATTATATGAATACCTACTGATTTAGTAGGTATTCATTTTTGTTATAGAGGTAATTATGTTAAATCAGTTTTCAAGAACAGAACTTCTTCTTGGCAAGGAAGCCATGGAGGGGTTGGAGAATAAAAGAGTTGCCATTTTTGGAATTGGCGGTGTCGGCGGTTATGTTTGTGAAGCCCTTGTAAGAAGTGGCGTTGGCCATTTTGATTTGATTGATAATGATACTGTTTCCCTTACAAACATCAATCGCCAAATTATAGCTACTCATTCTACTGTGGGAAGGCAAAAGGTGGAGGTAATGAAGGAAAGAATGCTAGACATTAATCCTGATGCAGACATTACCATTCATCAGTGCTTTTTCCTTCCAGAGAATGCTGATGAATTTGATTTTAACAGCTACGATTATGTGGTAGATGCAGTAGACACAGTTACTGCAAAGATAGAGATAATTATGAAATGCAAGGAGCTTGGAGTTCCTGTTATAAGCGCAATGGGTGCTGGCAATAAGCTTGATCCAAGTAGATTTAGAGTTGCTGATATCTATAAAACAACAATGTGCCCATTGGCAAAGGTAATGCGTAAAGAGATGAAAAAGCGTGGGGTTAAGGATTTGAAAGTGGTATTTTCTGATGAAATGCCAGTTAGCCCAATAGAGACGGAGGATGTGGAGCCATTAAATCCTGGAAAAAGGGCGACTCCAGGTTCTATAGCATTTGCACCATCGGCCGCAGGTCTAGTATTAGCCAGTGAGGTTATTAAGGATTTAACTAACGGATTTAGCAGAGACAAAATAGGGGAATAAAACTATGACATTACAACAAGTATTGTACGCGTTAACTATTGAAGAAATGGGGTCTATGAACAAAGCCGCGGAGAAGCTTTATATTGTTCAGCCTACACTTACCAGTGCTATTCAAGAACTTGAAAATGAGGTGGGGTTGACCATTTTCATGAGAACCAATAAGGGTGTTATTGTAACACCTGAGGGGCAGGAATTCTTGGATGACATCAGAGGCTTCTATCGTCAATACGATATTGTAATGCAAAAGTATAAGGATGAAGGCACATACAAAAGAAAGTTTGGTGTATCAACTCAGCACTACACATTTGCTGTAAGAGCCTTCATTGATATGGCAAAAGAATACGATATGAATCAGTTTGATTTTGCCCTTAGAGAGACCACAACTCACAATATTATAAAGGACGTCAGCACTCTTAAAAGCGAAATCGGTATTTTGTACATCAGTGAGCATAATAGAAAGGCTTTAAATAAGCTTTTCAATGAACATTCAGTGGAGTTCCATCCACTAATCAAGTGCCGTGCTTTTGTTTATTTGTGGGGAGAGCATCCACTTGCTCAAAAAGAATATATTACGTTTGATGACTTGAAGGATTATCCTTGTCTTTCCTTTGAACAAGGAGAAAATAGTGAGTTTTTGGCAGAAGAGATTCTTAGCGAGAATATATATCCTCAGACTGTAAGAGTTACTGACAGATCAACTATGCTTAATTTGGTTCGAGCAATGAACGGTTATACACTGTGCTCTGGAATTGTATGGGGCGACTTGAATAGCGACGGATATGTGGTTGTTCCTTACAAAGGGGATGAAGAGAATCCTAATAGTATTATGGAAATAGGCTATATCACCAAGAAAAACTCTGTTATGAGTAAGATAGGTGAGCAGTATCTGGAAGAGATAGATATTGCATTATCTCAAATTGATAAGAGCGTTATTTACGAAGAATAGTTTTTTCACATATTTTTGCTATAGTGTATACACTGATGATGAGAAAGCGTATCAAGGAGGTGGATATGGCATATTTTCCAATGTTTGTAGATATAACAGATACCAATTGTCTGGTTGTAGGTGGCGGTGAAGTAGCCCTTAGAAAGGTAAATGTACTTCTTGATTTTGGTGCAAAGGTACATGTAATTGCCAAAGAAATTTCTATGGAATTGGCTGCTTTATCTGAGGAGACGGATCATCTTCTCTTAGAACAGCGCGAGTTTACACCACTTGACCTTCAGGATCGCAAGTTGGTTGTTGTTGCAACTAACGATAATGAGCTGAATGCTCAGATTTCTATGATGTGCAATGAAGGAGGTATTCCAGTTAATGTTGTAGACGACCAGGCTAAATGTTCTTTTATTTTCTCGTCATATATTAAAGAACAAAATTTGGTGGGAGCATTTTCTAGCAGTGGAAATAGCCCTGCCCTTACTCAGTTTCTTAGAAATAAAGAAAAAGAGGTGCTTACACCAAAGCTTGGAGAGCTTAACGAGATGCTTGGTAGATGGAGACAACCGATTACAGAGCTGTTCCCGCTTGAATCATCTAGGAAAAGTGCCTTTGAGCAGCTTATAGACTATGCTCTTTGCTACGAAGGAATTCCAACAGATGAAGAGGTTGAGGAGCTTCTAGGCGCTATTAGTATGACATTATAAACATATCTAAGAAAAAGACCTTGAAAAAAGGTCTTTTTTTGTGTATTTTTTGTCAAAAAAAACACATTTTTGCAAAAGTTGGGTACAATAGAAGTGTTATTTTATATAACGAGGGGTGAGAGTATGAGTACATTACAGAAAACAAGAAAACTAATAAAAAGATTGTTTATAATCTTAGGAATTTCTTTTGCTATCATCATTATTTCTTTTGTATTTCATGTGATTCAAGTTAACAAGTTTAATAGCCAGGAAAGATATTATACACCAGATACTGTATCCATGGATGTTATAGCGGATATTCATCCTAGGGGGATGCTTACAGATTCTTGGGAAAAGAATGATGCTTTCGATGATATGGTTATTAATGGCAAAATCTATGAAGCTACTGTAGTAAACAATTCAAAGTGTCTCTTAACAGATTGGCAGTTGAAGGTATATGTTCGGGAAAGCTGTTGGATTAATAATGCCTGGAATGGGACTATGGAAATTCATCAGTTTAAGAATGGCGTAGAAAACATTCAGACTTTAGATTTGAGAGATTATAACGTAAGTGATATTACTCTTGATTATTATTTGGCAGGACAGGATTTGCTTATTCCTCTTAATAGTGGTGATTATTTTATATATCATCCAAAAACAGGTAGTGATTCTGGAGAAGTACCAATTAAGTCAACATCGGAGCTCTCAGGT
It contains:
- a CDS encoding MBL fold metallo-hydrolase — protein: MKVVKVLLPAAAENCYIAINEDTNESIIIDPGSAFERIKSAVESTGTKPVAILLTHGHFDHAGEAASTAKEYGIKVYTHEATAEELKNPSINLSGDMFGDSKSYSADVFLKDDEEIDLAGLHIKCLFTPGHTPGGCCFYFPNEDIVFTGDTLFSGSVGRTDFPGGSMSQLVGSIKSKLMTLSDDTICYPGHNEPTTIGTERIYNPFL
- the hemZ gene encoding coproporphyrinogen dehydrogenase HemZ, with protein sequence MIYIQLNEDNFEYDIYSLVKAFYPKEEVKISTEPTPEDAGLLFSMQVNYSDNVLTLDGKEIEIDYSDRPDTKNRLKLAIYESLSKRTGKELPWGTLTGIRPTKISLGMIEDGADDEAIASYMKDTYRTSDAKINLSLQVSHKEHELLSKIDYDNGYSVYIGIPFCPSTCLYCSFTSYPIGLWKKKLDDYLDALEKEMAFTAEACKEKSLTTIYIGGGTPTSLDEEHLEKLLTLVDKYFDTKSLLEYTIEAGRPDSITYEKLQIMKNHPVSRISINPQTMNQKTLDLIGRFHKVEDIHRVYGWARELGFDNINMDLILGLPGETIEDVKYTLDEVEKMAPDNLTVHSLALKHSARLNIDRESYDDYLIENSQTHMDICLDCAHHMGMNAYYLYRQKNMAANLENIGYATPGKEGLYNILIMEEKQTIMALGAGCSCKFVADHGKTVTRCENVKDVQLYIDRIDEMIDRKRERLREDLKWL
- the hisS gene encoding histidine--tRNA ligase, translating into MALNKKPVNGMKDILPYEMEVRDYVTSIIKDTYRSFGFTPIETPAMESIGNLSNKQGGENEKLIFKVMKRGEKLNIPEAQTEDDVVDFGMRYDLTVPLCRFYSNHANELTSPFKSLQIGSVWRADRPQRGRYRQFTQCDIDILGEPSNLAEIELILATTTTLGRIGFKNFEIRINERRILKAMAAYAGFAEEDYDSIFITLDKMDKIGLDGVSKELLESGYSQESIDKYVGLFAALENVKDVAEGMNILLDKLGDFLDVEVADWMREIASAVNATKEADFELVFDPTLVRGMSYYTGTIFEIAIPEFGGSCGGGGRYDKMIGNFTGQNTPACGFSIGFERIILLLMEQGFKVPGASKKIAYLVEKGYPAEKLAEVMAQAKAARAEGNTVLVVRMNKNKKFQKEQLSGEGYEEFVEFFNR
- the larE gene encoding ATP-dependent sacrificial sulfur transferase LarE; translation: MNQELMSKYESLKAYFKDLGKVAVAFSSGVDSTFLLYAAHDALGDNAIAVTASSCSFPKRELNEAIDYAKSLGVRHFIVESEELEIDGFAQNPPNRCYLCKKELFEKMFALAKEQGIDYVAEGSNLDDNGDYRPGLQAVAELGAKSPLRDIGFTKSEIRQLSKELGLPTAEKQSFACLASRFPYGETISEKKLSMVDKAEQFLLDEGFKQFRVRIHGDNVARIELSPSDFPRMYDEAFRLKVYDKLKEYGFAYVALDLKGYRTGSMNETLSL
- a CDS encoding tRNA threonylcarbamoyladenosine dehydratase; translated protein: MLNQFSRTELLLGKEAMEGLENKRVAIFGIGGVGGYVCEALVRSGVGHFDLIDNDTVSLTNINRQIIATHSTVGRQKVEVMKERMLDINPDADITIHQCFFLPENADEFDFNSYDYVVDAVDTVTAKIEIIMKCKELGVPVISAMGAGNKLDPSRFRVADIYKTTMCPLAKVMRKEMKKRGVKDLKVVFSDEMPVSPIETEDVEPLNPGKRATPGSIAFAPSAAGLVLASEVIKDLTNGFSRDKIGE
- a CDS encoding LysR family transcriptional regulator → MTLQQVLYALTIEEMGSMNKAAEKLYIVQPTLTSAIQELENEVGLTIFMRTNKGVIVTPEGQEFLDDIRGFYRQYDIVMQKYKDEGTYKRKFGVSTQHYTFAVRAFIDMAKEYDMNQFDFALRETTTHNIIKDVSTLKSEIGILYISEHNRKALNKLFNEHSVEFHPLIKCRAFVYLWGEHPLAQKEYITFDDLKDYPCLSFEQGENSEFLAEEILSENIYPQTVRVTDRSTMLNLVRAMNGYTLCSGIVWGDLNSDGYVVVPYKGDEENPNSIMEIGYITKKNSVMSKIGEQYLEEIDIALSQIDKSVIYEE
- a CDS encoding precorrin-2 dehydrogenase/sirohydrochlorin ferrochelatase family protein, with protein sequence MAYFPMFVDITDTNCLVVGGGEVALRKVNVLLDFGAKVHVIAKEISMELAALSEETDHLLLEQREFTPLDLQDRKLVVVATNDNELNAQISMMCNEGGIPVNVVDDQAKCSFIFSSYIKEQNLVGAFSSSGNSPALTQFLRNKEKEVLTPKLGELNEMLGRWRQPITELFPLESSRKSAFEQLIDYALCYEGIPTDEEVEELLGAISMTL